A single region of the Candidatus Polarisedimenticolia bacterium genome encodes:
- a CDS encoding S41 family peptidase produces the protein MRVDEGRKVMLGVSGCLMAFVLMGGILGRTLAVEGTYTFLKLFNEVLYLVRNNYVEPVRDDALMEGAYRGMLENLDPMSEYLTAEEFKRAAREERNGPADVGAVLSKRRGYAVIVSVIDGSPADKAGLGTGDLVLTIDRKSTSKMGVWEATQALQGKPGSGVHLGVIKMLDSRSQDFNLVRRLPQHPAFASSLPEPGIGVIRLAGFDPGESLRVRKALQSLRSQGVRRLLLDLRSNAGPSLEEAVKTAALFTGPGKVVTIADRKEGKSDLNAPPGEPLWKGPLVVLVGLGTAGPAEVLAAAVRDRAGATLVGEKTWGLGSIQKTIPLPGGDGIRISVGKYFSPTGKEWNGTGLSPDVQQAAGPGDSGQDLQLRKGLEVLKTEQRKAA, from the coding sequence ATGCGGGTCGATGAAGGACGCAAAGTGATGCTCGGCGTTTCGGGCTGCCTGATGGCCTTCGTGCTGATGGGGGGCATCCTCGGGCGCACGCTGGCCGTCGAGGGCACCTACACTTTTCTCAAGCTCTTCAACGAAGTCCTCTATCTGGTGCGCAACAACTACGTGGAGCCGGTCCGCGACGACGCCCTCATGGAGGGGGCGTACCGCGGCATGCTCGAGAACCTGGACCCTATGAGCGAGTATCTGACCGCCGAGGAGTTCAAGCGCGCCGCCCGCGAGGAGCGCAACGGTCCCGCCGACGTCGGGGCCGTCCTCTCCAAGCGGCGCGGCTACGCAGTGATCGTGAGCGTGATCGACGGCTCTCCGGCGGACAAGGCGGGCCTCGGGACCGGCGACCTGGTGTTGACCATCGATCGCAAGTCCACCTCGAAGATGGGAGTCTGGGAGGCGACGCAGGCGCTCCAGGGGAAACCCGGCTCGGGAGTGCATCTGGGAGTGATCAAGATGCTCGATTCCCGCAGCCAGGATTTCAACCTGGTCCGGCGGCTTCCACAGCATCCCGCCTTCGCCAGCTCCCTGCCCGAGCCCGGCATCGGCGTGATCCGGCTCGCCGGCTTCGATCCGGGGGAGTCGCTGCGGGTCCGCAAAGCGCTGCAGAGCCTGCGCTCCCAAGGGGTCCGGCGCCTGCTGCTGGATCTGCGCTCGAACGCGGGGCCGAGCCTCGAAGAGGCGGTGAAGACGGCCGCGCTGTTCACCGGCCCCGGAAAGGTGGTGACGATCGCCGACCGCAAAGAAGGGAAGAGCGACTTGAACGCGCCGCCCGGCGAGCCTCTCTGGAAAGGGCCCCTGGTCGTCCTCGTGGGGCTCGGAACGGCGGGGCCCGCGGAGGTGCTCGCCGCCGCCGTGCGGGATCGCGCCGGGGCGACCCTGGTGGGGGAGAAGACCTGGGGCCTCGGATCGATTCAGAAGACGATCCCTCTTCCCGGAGGGGACGGGATCCGCATCTCGGTGGGAAAGTACTTCTCGCCGACGGGCAAGGAATGGAACGGAACCGGCCTGAGCCCCGACGTCCAGCAGGCGGCCGGACCGGGCGACTCCGGACAGGATCTCCAGCTCCGCAAGGGGCTGGAAGTGCTGAAGACGGAGCAACGGAAGGCGGCGTGA